A window of Chanos chanos chromosome 15, fChaCha1.1, whole genome shotgun sequence genomic DNA:
TAAGTTACAGTTTTATTGAATGCTTATGTTCACATATTCAAATCGTGGAAAGCACGCAAGAAAATGTACAGGGGGCGTCCTGACAACTTATACATTATGGCGTTTTGTCAGCTGGGGAGCCATTTATTTGGAATGCATTATTACAGTAATTTCTGCAGCAGCATCACGTAAATGGCTAATGAACAGAGGATAATATCAATGCCGAAATCGATGTTTTAATAATGAAGAGATGGGTTGTACTGGCTGGACAAGACAGCTAAGAGAACAGACACTGAGGACTTGTTAATGATGTGCGCTTCATAAGAATGATGTCACTTTGGAATGTGATCTCTGTTTCGCCGGTTACAATAAAATATCAGCCAatgagaagagaggaaacagtcTTGACCAATCACAACAGGGAAGAAGCGAGTTTGCTTTCTGTAGCTGTGATCAGAGATCTGTCCCGCAATGCCACTGTCCAAAAGATGCGAAGTCCTTGAGCCAAAACttttcactgactgactaatCCGTCTGGAGAAGAATTTTCTTTTAAGAAGAATATTTTGTATCACGGGAGCCTGTAGGCtacttcagataaaaaaaaattagaaagatatttttaaaagtttcattTAATAACTTCATCGCCCTTGGTTTTTCAATACTTCTGTCCAATACATCCAGAACGTGCTTGCGATAGAAAGTCAGACGGAACAGGGCGCGAGGATGGATCGGGCCTCAAACACAAGTCCTGGTGACAGCAGCGGTACTAGTCAAACATCGCAGCCTGCTCAACACGAGCCCATCAGCTTCGGCATTGACCAGATTCTGAGCGGCACCGACCAAGACAGCTCCCAGCAAAACAATACAAGGAACAGTTCGGATACAAGCAGTAATACGAGCGGAGGTAGTTATCATCTTGGAAGCCCATCCGGAGCGAGTGCAACGCcttacacaacactgtctgGCTCTTTCCACGGTATTGCCGCACCTTACGAAGAGTCCAGCTCGTATGGGATGAATCTAACTCTCGCACCTGGAGGGGTGATACGTGTCCCAGCGCACAGACCCCTGGCTGCAGCAGTGCCTCCACCTATGGCCAGTGCTGTACCTGGACTCGGAAGCATAAGCTTCCCTTGGATGGAGAGCAGCCAACGCTTTGCTAAAGACAGGTTCGCAGGTAAAGAGGAATAAACAATAGGTAACTTTATTTGGCTGGTGTGGGGAACAAATGGGAAGGTTTTACAGTGGATACCTTGTTTCGCTTGAAATCGATAAATCATAGATTCAAAGGGATAAACATACCTCTCAGTGTAATTAAATGCTTTAACCAACTTAAACTGTGATGAAACCCCGTTATCCACGACAGAACTGTTGCAGCTGTAGCCAGTAAATTATAACACCTACCATAGAAATAAATGCCAtgagaaacattttattaaacTTCACAATATCGgtcaaaatatttgtaataCACGTTCAACTTTACGCTGATAAGAGAAACTGGAGAAGAAGACTAACTTTAACACTTTTCAAAATTACATATGTTGCGGGTTTTAGATAAATATGAAAGGTCGTTTTCATTCTGGACTGAGactttttaaagtaattttaaaatgatttaatgcTCGCATCCATTGAACCGATCTCTTAAAACATGTTAAATTCGACAGGAATATGACTGACAGAAGAATAAGACTATTTTGAAAAATTGACTCCTTTTTATGATCTTTGAGGCCGAAAAACAGACAGCTGTCTAATGCAACGCTGTTTTTTAAGACTCACATATAGTTGAAACCTAATAATTAATGcgcatgttatttttttttttattttaaagtgccTTTAGCATCATAGGAATAAATTGTGTAATATACAgctaatacagtataatatccATATTCATGCCAGATAACATATTTTGCACTgattattttacaaaaacaaataaaatgcgTTCGGTAAATCTAAGCTTCCCGGATCGTCGAGGATTGtcacgtgatttttttttagtttaaagtTCACCAGATTGCTCGATTGAAAATTGAGTTTGTGGTGGCCCAGTCAACAGAACAAAGGTGAAGACTGTAAACGCAACGTACTTTTTACGGAGTACAAACGAGAGCcaaaattaaaacagtaaatactcagagagaaaatgaggattTGAATTAAGACAAAAGCTTTTCCTCCTGCCGTTCAGCATAGCCTACATAACATTTCACAGATGGCTAGTCTGAACTTTGCTGCATTGCTGAGTTGTAATGCAAATGTTAGTTCTGCGTCTCCTTCGGAAATAGCTTGCTGTATCCATCGCAAATAGCTgcaataaaaatagaaaaaaggtTCAGTGCTAGTTTATGCAATTTAATACTTAACCATGTCTCATATGTGGCGTATGGGCCTACTTTCAGCATTTGTCATATATGATGTTTCTTCATGTGTGCTCTGTCGATGTAGAGTGACAAATTTGATCAAGTATCTCAATCTTTCCGACGTAACCGTCTGTTTCAGAAATTTGATCCAGTTCAGTCACTTCACACAGCAGTCTGTTTGTATTATGGCGAGGGAAGCACATAAGAAACAAagtaagtaagaaagaaagaaagaaagaaagaaagaaagaaaaatcaaaaggtGGAAGTAATGAATTCGTCGTCTACTCCAAAGAACTACGTTTTTAAAGCCATTTTGCAATAAGAATGCAGAAGCTTTGTCTGTGTCGAAGTAGCCTATTCATTTgtaagtaaaaatgaaaaaaagaacagaaatgtaCAATGTTCATTCAattctgtaatatttttgtgtatAACTTCACAGACGAAGGGTAAAAAACTGCGTTACTCGATGTTCCGGGACTGACTGACGCTTGGCTAAAATATGCAtaatacgtgtgtgtgaataatcTTTTTAAAACCGTCAAGTCACCTGCTCTCGAGTATCTGCTCTGGTAGAAGAGCTGTCACATTTATCACGAGCCCTCTTTATCCCCCAGCCAGCAGAGAATGCAATGCAGTTATAAAGTGACATCAATATTTTAGCAGGGTTATGTATGACTGCCTGTGGGGGATTTCTTTGGTCCCAAGACTTCAGTGAAGAGACTTtccctaaataaataaacgacgGATGCAGCATATTTCTCTCATTAGCcgcattcattttaaaatttattttgaaaCCTACACTGGAGTATGCGCGTAGTGTCAGCCCTGTGAGACATTGTCAAGGGTCTGAAATGGCATGTTTTATCGAATGGCATTCTTTAAAAAAGCGCACCTCCAGTAGtatcaataaaagaaaaatctcaTTAGGATTAAGCAGACATAGCTTGATGTTTGAAATTTGTAATTTTAAGGTTAACCCAGTTTACAGTCACGTACTTTGGTTTTAAGTAAAGTTACCTCTGTGCTGAGATTATTATTTATATCCATCAATTATTAACttattttaaacataaaaatactCTTTATtgtaataatacaaaaaataacATCATACACTGGGGATGATACTGAGGAAAGAACCCTAATATTTGCTTCTGTCATTTAATCTTGCATAATATTACATGAATGTGCCTCCACTTTTGGTGAGGCGTCTGAATTatagaaaatatttttgaaaagggTAGAGATACCATAAAGAAAATGCTTTTTGCCTTTATATCAAGCAATCTCTTCTTTTTACACGGACCTCTGAAAAATTCTGAGTGTGAGACAATGGCAGTCCCATGAACATGTTCttatgttctcttttctctctccctgtcttatTTTAACCCTCTTCCCTAACCCCAAAATGCTCTTAGCTGCTCTGACACCCTTCACAGTCACGAGGCGCATTGGTCACCCCTACCAGAACCGCACACCACCCAAGAGGAAGAAGCCTCGTACCTCCTTTTCCCGGGTGCAGATTTGTGAGTTGGAAAAACGCTTCCACCGACAGAAGTACTTGGCCAGTGCGGAGCGTGCAGCGTTGGCCAAAACTCTGAAGATGACTGATGCACAGGTCAAAACCTGGTTCCAGAACCGTCGGACCAAGTGGAGGTGAGACAGATAGACatagggcagacacacacacacacacacacacacacacacagagggaaagagagagagagagagagagagagagagagagagagagagagtcaggatATATGATATATGGATGTGTTGTAAAGCAAACTGATGGATAATGGACTTCAAGTTTATCGTTGGTCTTACATATCTCT
This region includes:
- the tlx3b gene encoding T-cell leukemia homeobox protein 3b; protein product: MDRASNTSPGDSSGTSQTSQPAQHEPISFGIDQILSGTDQDSSQQNNTRNSSDTSSNTSGGSYHLGSPSGASATPYTTLSGSFHGIAAPYEESSSYGMNLTLAPGGVIRVPAHRPLAAAVPPPMASAVPGLGSISFPWMESSQRFAKDRFAAALTPFTVTRRIGHPYQNRTPPKRKKPRTSFSRVQICELEKRFHRQKYLASAERAALAKTLKMTDAQVKTWFQNRRTKWRRQTAEEREAERQQANRLMIQLQHDAFQKSLSDSVPADPLCIHNSSLFALQNLQPWASDESNKLGGVTALV